Proteins from one Procambarus clarkii isolate CNS0578487 chromosome 8, FALCON_Pclarkii_2.0, whole genome shotgun sequence genomic window:
- the LOC138359484 gene encoding uncharacterized protein, producing the protein MDSDSLIWTLTPLCGLRLPYMDSDSLMWTPTPLYGLRLPYVDSDSLIWTPTPLYGLRLPYMDSDSLMWTPTPLYGLRLPYVDSDSLIWTPTPLCGLRLPYMDSDSLIWTLTPLCGLRLPYMDSDSLMWTPTPLYGLRLPYMDSDSFMWTPTPLCGLRLPYVDSDSLMWTPTPLYGLRLPYMDSDSLMWTPTPLYGLRLPYVDSDSLIWTPTPLYGLRLPYVDSDSLIWTPTPLHGLRLPYMDSELLYGLQLPYMDSDFLTWTPTPLHGLRLPYMDFDSLIWTPTPLYGLRLLYMDSDSLTWTPTPLHDLQLPYMDFDSLTWTSTPLYGLLLPYMTPQQPSSLTAVLSPSCSSPASQPCGHKAAALLFLPFAHSSSLSYGRRHPS; encoded by the coding sequence ATGGACTCCGACTCCCTTATATGGACTCTGACTCCCTTATGTGGACTCCGACTCCCTTATATGGACTCCGACTCCCTTATGTGGACTCCGACTCCCTTATATGGACTCCGACTCCCTTATGTGGACTCCGACTCCCTTATATGGACTCCGACTCCCTTATATGGACTCCGACTCCCTTATATGGACTCTGACTCCCTTATGTGGACTCCGACTCCCTTATATGGACTCCGACTCCCTTATGTGGACTCCGACTCCCTTATATGGACTCCGACTCCCTTATGTGGACTCCGACTCCCTTATATGGACTCCGACTCCCTTATATGGACTCTGACTCCCTTATGTGGACTCCGACTCCCTTATATGGACTCCGACTCCCTTATGTGGACTCCGACTCCCTTATATGGACTCCGACTCCCTTATATGGACTCTGACTCCTTTATGTGGACTCCGACTCCTTTATGTGGACTCCGACTCCCTTATGTGGACTCCGACTCCCTTATGTGGACTCCGACTCCCTTATATGGACTCCGACTCCCTTATATGGACTCCGACTCCCTTATGTGGACTCCGACTCCCTTATATGGACTCCGACTCCCTTATGTGGACTCCGACTCCCTTATATGGACTCCGACTCCCTTATATGGACTCCGACTCCCTTATGTGGACTCCGACTCCCTTATATGGACTCCGACTCCCTTACATGGACTCCGACTCCCTTATATGGACTCCGAGCTCTTATATGGACTCCAACTCCCTTATATGGACTCCGACTTCCTTACATGGACTCCGACTCCCTTACATGGACTGCGACTCCCTTATATGGACTTCGACTCCCTCATATGGACTCCGACTCCCTTATATGGACTCCGACTCCTTTACATGGACTCCGACTCCCTTACATGGACTCCGACTCCATTACATGATCTCCAACTCCCTTACATGGACTTCGACTCCCTTACATGGACTTCGACTCCCTTATATggactcctactcccttatatgacTCCCCAACAGCCGTCCTCTCTCACAGCCGTTCTCTCTCCCAGCTGTTCCTCCCCTGCATCTCAGCCGTGTGGGCACAAAGCCGCGGCTCTATTGTTTCTTCCTTTCGCTCACAGCTCAAGCCTGTCTTACGGCAGACGACACCCTTCCTga